The genomic interval TGGAGCTGTATCTGGCGCTGCTGGACACCTCCTGCGACGCGATCGTCGCCTCCGTGCAGGACGCGCTGAAGTCGACCGAGGACAACAAGCTCCGGGTCGCCGCGACCATGCACGCCTTCTACGACTACGTGGCCAACGCGCAGGGTGCCTTCCGGCTGGTGTTCGAGTCCGACCTGACCAACGAGCCGGCCGTCCGGGAGCGGGTCGACCGGGTCACGCACGCCTGCGCGGAGGCGGTGTCCGAGGTGATCAGTGCGGACGCCGGCCTGAGCCGCGAGCAGTCGATGGTGCTGGCGGTCAGCCTGGTCGGCATGGCCCAGGTCAGCGCGCGGTACTGGCTCGGTGAGGGCGACCCGTCGATCCCCCAGGAGCATGCCGCCGACCTGGTCGCTTCGCTGGCCTGGCGCGGCATTCGGGGCTTCCCCCGCACCGACGGCTGAGCTCGCGAGGTTCTGCTCTGGGCGGACGGGTGAGAGCTCGGCTGCGGTAGCGGATAGGCTCGAAAGCGTTACCGGCGAGAGCCGCCGGTCGGAACGTGCCCGGAGGGTTTCGTGGAGGTCAAGATCGGCGTCCAGCACGCCAATCGCGAGTTGGTGCTGGAGAGCGAGCAGAGCCCGGAAGAGGTCCAGGAACTGGTGGCGGAGGCCCTCGCCGGCAAGACCGGTCTGCTGCAGCTGACCGACGAGAAGGGCCGCCGGGTGCTGATCCCGGCCGACCGGCTGGCGTACGTCGAGATCGGCGAGGTGTCGACCCGCAAGGTCGGGTTCGGCGCGATCTGATCCCGGTCCGGACACAGTTCGAGCGTGTCCCGGTTCCGGAGTGCCACCGAGAGGGCACGATGGCGGTAAGACCTGCGTCGTGATTGGTCTGGTTGTCACGGGGCATCGGGCGAGGCGCAGGTCAGCCATCCCCCACAAGGAGGAACCGTGTACTGGGTCTGGATGCTCATCGTCAGCCTCATCGCGGGCATCATCTTCGGGCCGCTGGCCCGGGCGGTGCTCCCCGGCAAGCAGAACATCAGCCTCGGCTGGACCATCCTCGGAGGCGGCATCGGCGCCTTCATCGGTGGTCTGATCGCCAAACTCCTCGGCGTCAAGGACACCTCCGGCCCGGACTGGATCCAGTACCTGATCCAGATCATCTGCGCCGCGATCGTCGTCGCGATCATCTCGTCGCGCAACAGCAAAGCCAAAGCCGCCTAGTCCAGGCACTCGCCAACGGCCGCCACCCCTGCCGAAGGGGAAGGCGGTCGTTGCCATTTCCCTGGCAGACCCACGAATTTGGCTGGTAGACCCACGAGCTGCGGGGTTACCCACCCTGGTTCAGGGTCACTAACCCCGCATTTGGTGGGTCAGCCAGGCAAATTGCGCATCAGGCCTGGAGGCCGAGGGCGGTCATCCGGGCGGTGTGGGCTTCGGTCAGGCGGGTGAACATCCGGCCGATGGCGGCCAGGTCGAGGCCGGGACGGTCGACGCTGCCGGCCAGGAGCGCGGTCAGGGAGTCGCGGTCGGCGGCGATGCGCTGGGCCTGGCTGAGGGCTTCACCGACCAGGCGACGGCCCCAGAGCGCCAGCCGGCCGCCCAGCTTCGGGTCCTCCTCGATGGCGGCCCGGACCCGGTCGACCACGAACTCGGCCTGGCCGGAGTCCCCGAACACGTCCAGGACCAGCGCCCGGGTCTCCGCGTCGACGAACGACGAGATCTCCCGGTAGAAGTCGTTCGCCAGCCCGTCCCCGACGTACGCCTTGACCAGGCCTTCCAGCCAGTCCGACGGCGCGGTGTGGTCGTGGAACGCGTCCAGCGGCGTGACGAACGGCCGCATCGCGTCCATCGGGTCCACCTCGAGCTCCACCAGCCGGTCCCGCAGCCGCTGGAAGTGCCCGAACTCGGTGGTCGCCATCGCGGCCAGCTCCGCCTTGTCGTTCAGCGTCGGCGCCAGCTTGGCGTCCTCTGCCATCCGCTCGAACGCGGTCAGCTCGCCGTACGCGAGCACTCCCAGCAGATCCACCGCCGCGGCCCGGTAGGCGGGATCATCAAAGGCCGTCTGCTCCATGCCCGGCACCCTATCGGGCCGGAGGCGAGGGCAAAGGACAAAAGAGCAAAAGAGAGGAGGAGTGAGGGTACGCCGCACCCCAGCTCTCCGCCGCTTCCAGTGGTGGGTACTGCGGCGGGGTTCGAGTGGCGCAAACCACACGAAGCGGCGTTGACAGGTTGAGCGGTTACACTGGTGAGCGATTCGCCGGTGACGCGCCCAGATGGGCAAGCTGGTGCGAGGTGCTTGCACAGTGTCCCCGCGCCTCACGACGGGGCTGAAAAGCCCCAGGCGCCCGGCCCCTGAGCAATCTGTCCGCACAAGCATGTGAGAGGCGATCAGCCTGACCACCTTCCGAGAGCTCGGCGTGCTGCCCGAGATCTGCGACGCGCTCGACCGCGTCAACATCGTGGAGCCGTTTCCGATCCAGGAAATGACACTCCCCGTCGCCCTGATGGGCACCGACCTGATCGGCCAGGCCCGGACCGGGACCGGCAAGACGCTCGGCTTCGGGATTCCGTTGCTGCAGCGCACCATCTCCCCCGGCGAGGCCGACTACGAGGAGCTCGCCGCTCCCGGCAAGCCGCAGGCCCTGGTCGTCACCCCGACCCGTGAGCTGACCATCCAGGTCGCGAAGGATCTGACCACCGCGTCCACCGTGCGTACCGTGCGGGTGCTGACCATCTACGGCGGCGTCGCGTACGAGCCGCAGCTGGACGCACTGAAGAGCGGCGTCGACGTCGTCGTCGGTACGCCGGGACGCCTGCTCGACCTGGCGAACCGGGGTGTCCTCGACCTCGGCCACATCAAGGTGCTCGTCCTCGACGAGGCCGACGAGATGCTCGACCTCGGCTTCCTGCCCGACGTGGAACGCATTCTGCGCAAGACTCCTGAGCTGCGGCAGACGATGTTGTTCTCGGCAACGATGCCGTCGGCCGTGATCGCGCTGGCCCGCACCCACATGCGGCACCCGCTGAACATCCGGGCCGAGTCGCACGAGGACACCCAGATGGTGCCGACCACGGCACAGTTCGTCTACCGGGCGCACGATCTGGACAAGCCCGAGGTGGTGGCCCGGATCCTGCAGGCCGAGGACCGCGGCCGGGTGATGATCTTCTGCCGGACCAAGCGCGAGGCCTCCCGGCTCACCGACGACCTGCAGGACCGCGGCTTCAAGGCGGCCGCGATCCACGGTGACCTGAACCAGCAGGCACGCGAGCGGGCGCTGACCCGGTTCCGCGGCGACAAGATCGACGTACTGATCTGCACCGACGTCGCGGCCCGCGGGATCGACGTCGAGGGTGTCACGCACGTCATCAACAACACCTGTCCCGAGGACGAGAAGGCCTACATCCACCGGATCGGCCGGACCGGGCGGGCCGGTGCGAGCGGGATCGCGGTGACGTTCGTCGACTGGCCGGATGTGACGCGCTGGAAGACGATCAACAAGGCGCTCGACCTGCCGTACGAAGACCCGCAGGAGGTCTACTCCACCTCGCCGGAGCTGTACCACGACCTCGGCATCCCGTCGGACGCGAAGGGCCGGATCCGTCCGGCCCGCGAGCAGGTCCGCGAGGCGCGCGAGGACGCACCGCGGAACCGTCGCGGCGGTTCGCCGGAAAGGTCCGCGGAGCGGTCCGAAGGCCGGGCCGAGAAGCGGTCCGAGAAGCGGTCGGACGCCACGTCCGAGACTCGGTCCGAAGGTGATGGTGCGCGGTCGGGCCGGAAACGGAACCGGACGCGGAAGCGCACCCGGGCCGGGCAGCCGGTCGAGGAGCTCGCGGACGTCACCAGCAAGACCGAGGTCCCGCCCGCCACGGAGGCGGTGCAGACCGAGCCGGTGCAGGACGAGGCCCGCAAGCCCCGGAAGCGCACCCGGAAGTCCGCCGCGGCGAAGGTGTCCGAGCCGGCCGAGGTGCTAGCGGCCGAGCCGGTCGTAGCAGCCGAGCCGGTCCTGGCAGCCGAGCCGGTCGTTGCGGACGAGAAGCCGGTGAAGCGGACGCGCACCCGGAAGACGGCTGCGGCGAAGGCCGAGTCGGCG from Kribbella sp. NBC_00709 carries:
- a CDS encoding TetR/AcrR family transcriptional regulator yields the protein MSTTPETAPKRGSRLPRLARRAQLLEAAQEVFVANGYHAAAMDDIADRAGVSKPVLYQHFPGKLELYLALLDTSCDAIVASVQDALKSTEDNKLRVAATMHAFYDYVANAQGAFRLVFESDLTNEPAVRERVDRVTHACAEAVSEVISADAGLSREQSMVLAVSLVGMAQVSARYWLGEGDPSIPQEHAADLVASLAWRGIRGFPRTDG
- a CDS encoding DUF3107 domain-containing protein, yielding MEVKIGVQHANRELVLESEQSPEEVQELVAEALAGKTGLLQLTDEKGRRVLIPADRLAYVEIGEVSTRKVGFGAI
- a CDS encoding GlsB/YeaQ/YmgE family stress response membrane protein, whose translation is MYWVWMLIVSLIAGIIFGPLARAVLPGKQNISLGWTILGGGIGAFIGGLIAKLLGVKDTSGPDWIQYLIQIICAAIVVAIISSRNSKAKAA
- a CDS encoding ferritin-like fold-containing protein, producing the protein MEQTAFDDPAYRAAAVDLLGVLAYGELTAFERMAEDAKLAPTLNDKAELAAMATTEFGHFQRLRDRLVELEVDPMDAMRPFVTPLDAFHDHTAPSDWLEGLVKAYVGDGLANDFYREISSFVDAETRALVLDVFGDSGQAEFVVDRVRAAIEEDPKLGGRLALWGRRLVGEALSQAQRIAADRDSLTALLAGSVDRPGLDLAAIGRMFTRLTEAHTARMTALGLQA
- a CDS encoding DEAD/DEAH box helicase, which gives rise to MLPEICDALDRVNIVEPFPIQEMTLPVALMGTDLIGQARTGTGKTLGFGIPLLQRTISPGEADYEELAAPGKPQALVVTPTRELTIQVAKDLTTASTVRTVRVLTIYGGVAYEPQLDALKSGVDVVVGTPGRLLDLANRGVLDLGHIKVLVLDEADEMLDLGFLPDVERILRKTPELRQTMLFSATMPSAVIALARTHMRHPLNIRAESHEDTQMVPTTAQFVYRAHDLDKPEVVARILQAEDRGRVMIFCRTKREASRLTDDLQDRGFKAAAIHGDLNQQARERALTRFRGDKIDVLICTDVAARGIDVEGVTHVINNTCPEDEKAYIHRIGRTGRAGASGIAVTFVDWPDVTRWKTINKALDLPYEDPQEVYSTSPELYHDLGIPSDAKGRIRPAREQVREAREDAPRNRRGGSPERSAERSEGRAEKRSEKRSDATSETRSEGDGARSGRKRNRTRKRTRAGQPVEELADVTSKTEVPPATEAVQTEPVQDEARKPRKRTRKSAAAKVSEPAEVLAAEPVVAAEPVLAAEPVVADEKPVKRTRTRKTAAAKAESAESTVAEPVAESTAADEKPVKRTRTRKTAAAKVAKSADEAKAAEPAASDEKPVKRTRTRKTAEPKTSAPATTPIFSAPE